The Fusobacterium sp. genomic interval AGAATTAATTGGAAGGATATCTGAAAGAATAAAAGATTGCGATTCAAAAATAAATATAAATGATATATACATGGGAACCTTGCACTCTATATGTCTTCGTTTAATAGATGAGTATATAGAATATTCAGATTTTAGTGAGGGGTATCAAGTGTTAGATGAACTTGAGCAGCATTTTTTTATTTTTTCCAAAATAAAGGAATTTAAAGAAATAGAAGGATATAATGAGTTTTTTAAAGAAATTCCAGCTGCTAATAACTGGGGAAAAGCAGGAAAAATTCAAAAATGGGTAAATAGAATAAATGAAGAAGGAAGAAGTCTGGATTATATAAAAGAAGAACAGGATAAAAAAATAGGATTCTTAAAGAAAGCTCATGAATTATATCAAAAATTATTAATAGAAAATAATGTAATAGATTTTGCTTCTATACAAAGAGAAATATATAAAATGCTTTTAAATAATGATGCAGTATTAGAGGAGATAAGAGAAAAAATTCAATATATAATGATTGACGAATATCAGGATACAAATTCAATTCAAGAAAAAATAATTTTTGAATTGGGAGGGAACAGAAAAAATATTTGTGTTGTTGGAGATGATGATCAGGGAATATATAGATTCAGAGGGGCTTCAGTAAAAAATATACTGGAATTTCCAAATAAATTTGAGGAAAATGAATGCAAAATAGTGACTCTTGATATAAATTACCGTTCTCACAAGGATATAATAACTTTCTGCAATAGATGGATAAACCTTATAAACTGGAAAAATTTTAGATATCAAAAAGATATACAGCCACCAGCAGATAAAGAATTTGTAGATAATCCAGGAGTTATAAGAATAGGAGGAAGTTCTGAAAGTCAATGGAAAGAAAATACATATAAGTTTATAAAAAATTTAAAGACAATGGGAAAAATAGAAGATTACAATCAAGTAGCATTCTTATTTAAATCAGTAAGATTCTCAAGAGTAAAAGAATTGATAGATTATCTGGAAGAAAGAGGTATTCCTACTTATTCACCTCGTTCTAAGAATTTTTTTTATAGAAAAGAAGTGAAACTTGTATTGGGAGCATTACTTGTTCTGTTTCCACAAAGTAAGCCATTAGTTTTAGATGATGTCTATATAAGAAAAACAGCTGCATATTACAATGATTGTATTACTACAATAAAAAAATATCTGGCAAAAGATAAGGAATTATATGAGTGGATATTAAAGAACAGGGAAAAAAATCTAGATTTGGGAGAGGAGAAAAGAGAAAATATAAGCAGAATTTTTTATTCTCTTTTTGCATTTAAAACATTTAAAGAGCTTATAGATTTGAATAAAAATGGTGCTAAAGAGGGAAGAGAAATATATAATCTGGGAATTCTTTCACAAATCTTTGATAAGTTTGAAAATTTAAGCAGAATAGAGTATATAACAAAGGAAAATATTGAAAAAGTAATAAGATATCTTTTTGTAACACATATCAGGCTTCTTTTTGAAAAAGGAATAGATGAATATGAAAATAAAGAAACTCTTCTAGGGGCAGTATCGTTTATGACAATTCATCAAGCAAAAGGACTGGAGTTTCCAGTGGTTATAGTTGGATCATTGGAGTCTGAACCAGATAATAGAGAATTGACAGAAGAAGACAGACTGGAAGATGTTATAACTCTGGGAAATGATTTTGAACCAGGAGATAGGAAAAATATTTTTGATTTCTGGAGAGTTTTCTATACAGCTTTTTCCAGAGCACAAAATCTTCTTGTATTGACAAGTATAGAAAACAGAGCTGGTGGAAAAGAACTTCCATCAAAGATTTTTAAACCTGTTTATGAAACAATACCTTATTGGAATGATGAAAATTTTCATTTTGAAAAATTACAGATATCTAAATTAAAAGAGTCAGAAACTAAAGAATTTTTATCCTACACAGGACATATATTGATATATGAAGATTGTCCTTTGAGATATAGATTTTACAAAGAATTTGAATTTAAGCCTTTAAAAAACAATAAAACATCTTTTGGAATACTTGTACATAAAACAATTGAGAGTATTCATAAAGAAGTAAAAAATGATGCTGAAAAAATTTATTCTGATGAAGAATTAAAAGAACTTGTTGAAAAAAACTATAATATACTAAAAAAGAATGTCAGAGTATTTCTTGGAGAAAATATAAGAGAAAGAGCTTTTGAACAGATTAAAGGATATGTGGATAGTGTAAAAAATAATTGGAATAATATAATAAGTTCTGAAGAAAAAGAATACAGTGTAGAGAATAACTATATTTTGGAAGGTACAATTGACCTTTTGAGAAAACAAGGAGATTGTATAGAGCTGCTAGATTTTAAAACAGGAAAATTTTCTGGATATGAAGACAGCAGATATGCTTCTTATGAAAGACAATTAGAAATATATTCGTATATGCTGAGAGAAAAATATAATCCAGAAAATTTAAGAGCTTATTTGTATTATACAGGAAATAAAGAAGAACCTATGGTGGAGATAAAATTAGAAAAAAATAAAATAGAACAAACAATTTCTAACTTTAATAATACTGTAAAGAAAATATTGAATAAGGAATTCAATAGAAGAGAGTATTCAGAAGAAAAATGTAGAGAATGTGAATTTAAAGATTATTGTAGAGGAGAGTAAAAATGAAAATACTTCATTGTTCAGATATACATTTAGGAAAAAAACCTTTTGGAACAAAAGAGTTTTCTCAAAAAAGATATTTGGATTTTTTTAATGCTTTTGAGCAGGCAGCAGACAGAGGAATAGAAAAAGAAGTAGATATTTTTTTAATAACTGGAGATTTATTTGATAAAAAAGAGCTTTCACCAGATACTTTAGACAGATGTGAAAAGGTATTTTTAAAACTAAAAAATAATAATATCCAGGTTCTTCTTATTGAAGGAAATCACGATAACATATCAGGATATGATGAAATCAACTCTTGGCTTGGGTATTTGGAAAGAAAAGGTTATGTAAGACGAGGAAAATATAGAGCTTCAAATGAAGGATATGAATTTGAAAAAATAACAATAGGAGATGTTAATTTTTATGGAGTAGGATATCCAGGGTTTGCTGTTGATGAAGTTTTAGAAAAACTGAGTGAATATTTAAATGAAAATGAAAAAAATATTGTAATGGTACATACAGCATTGGGTGGATCAGAATTTCTTCCTGGACTGGTGAATACAGATATAATAAAAAGATTTAAAGATAAGGTTATATATATGGCAGGAGGACATCTTCATTCATTTATAATCTATCCAAAAGATAATCCATATTTTTTCATACCAGGTTCAACTGAATTCTGGAATGTTTTAAATGAAAAAAATAACTCTAAGGGAGTTATAATTTTTGATACAGATACTTTAGAATATGAATTTTCTGAACTTTCTCCAAGACCAAGAATAGAGAAGGAATTTACTTATGAGAATGATATTATAGGTGAATTTGAAGAATTTTCAAAAAATTTGGGATTAACTGGAGAAGAACTGGTTATTGTAAATATAAAATTAAAAGATAGTGGATATGTAAATGTAAATGAACTTGAAAAAATATTAGAAAGTAATGGAGCTTTAAAAGGTTACATAAAATTGAGATATCTTAACTCTATTTTTGATAGAAATTTAGGAGAAGAGGGATATTACTCTGTGAGAGATGTAGAAAGAGAAATTATAAACTATTGGGAAGAATTTTCTGATGCTGAAAAAATAACATCTTATCTTCAAAAATTTAAAGAATATCAAGAGGAAAGTGATAGAGAAAAAGATTTTTTTGAACTTTTTGATACTATGCTTGAGGAGGAGATAGGGAATGAAAATAAATAGAATACATCTGGAAAATTATCGTATTCATGATAAATTAGATGTAGAATTTGATAGTGGAATAAACCTTCTTCTTGGAGAAAATGGGAAAGGAAAATCATCTATTCTTGAAGCTATAGGATATGCTCTCTTTGATTCTGAATTGAGAGGAGGAAATCAAAGAGAAGCAATAAAATATGGAAAAAAAAGTGCAAAAATAGAGATAGAATTTACTGGAATAGATGGTGAAGATTA includes:
- a CDS encoding ATP-dependent DNA helicase, which encodes MENKEINLNKEQREAVTYTEGPLLVIAGPGSGKTRTLVERVVHMLIEKKISPEKIMVSTFTDRASKELIGRISERIKDCDSKININDIYMGTLHSICLRLIDEYIEYSDFSEGYQVLDELEQHFFIFSKIKEFKEIEGYNEFFKEIPAANNWGKAGKIQKWVNRINEEGRSLDYIKEEQDKKIGFLKKAHELYQKLLIENNVIDFASIQREIYKMLLNNDAVLEEIREKIQYIMIDEYQDTNSIQEKIIFELGGNRKNICVVGDDDQGIYRFRGASVKNILEFPNKFEENECKIVTLDINYRSHKDIITFCNRWINLINWKNFRYQKDIQPPADKEFVDNPGVIRIGGSSESQWKENTYKFIKNLKTMGKIEDYNQVAFLFKSVRFSRVKELIDYLEERGIPTYSPRSKNFFYRKEVKLVLGALLVLFPQSKPLVLDDVYIRKTAAYYNDCITTIKKYLAKDKELYEWILKNREKNLDLGEEKRENISRIFYSLFAFKTFKELIDLNKNGAKEGREIYNLGILSQIFDKFENLSRIEYITKENIEKVIRYLFVTHIRLLFEKGIDEYENKETLLGAVSFMTIHQAKGLEFPVVIVGSLESEPDNRELTEEDRLEDVITLGNDFEPGDRKNIFDFWRVFYTAFSRAQNLLVLTSIENRAGGKELPSKIFKPVYETIPYWNDENFHFEKLQISKLKESETKEFLSYTGHILIYEDCPLRYRFYKEFEFKPLKNNKTSFGILVHKTIESIHKEVKNDAEKIYSDEELKELVEKNYNILKKNVRVFLGENIRERAFEQIKGYVDSVKNNWNNIISSEEKEYSVENNYILEGTIDLLRKQGDCIELLDFKTGKFSGYEDSRYASYERQLEIYSYMLREKYNPENLRAYLYYTGNKEEPMVEIKLEKNKIEQTISNFNNTVKKILNKEFNRREYSEEKCRECEFKDYCRGE
- a CDS encoding exonuclease SbcCD subunit D — encoded protein: MKILHCSDIHLGKKPFGTKEFSQKRYLDFFNAFEQAADRGIEKEVDIFLITGDLFDKKELSPDTLDRCEKVFLKLKNNNIQVLLIEGNHDNISGYDEINSWLGYLERKGYVRRGKYRASNEGYEFEKITIGDVNFYGVGYPGFAVDEVLEKLSEYLNENEKNIVMVHTALGGSEFLPGLVNTDIIKRFKDKVIYMAGGHLHSFIIYPKDNPYFFIPGSTEFWNVLNEKNNSKGVIIFDTDTLEYEFSELSPRPRIEKEFTYENDIIGEFEEFSKNLGLTGEELVIVNIKLKDSGYVNVNELEKILESNGALKGYIKLRYLNSIFDRNLGEEGYYSVRDVEREIINYWEEFSDAEKITSYLQKFKEYQEESDREKDFFELFDTMLEEEIGNENK